The sequence TCTCAATGCACCAAACATAGTCATCAAGAAGGAAAAAAAGGTAACTGAACCCAATCCAAATATGAAACTGGTTCTACAATCTAGTTGAGGTAACAATTCTTTCTCCTCTTCCGAAAAAGGCTAGAACAACAAAAACCATACCAATATCTACACCAATCAAGGCATTACCTATCTCCCAGATACAAGTGGCTTAGGATACTGACTAGCTAGCtaaaaaactaaaactgataCCGGTGGTAGCTACTCCCAGAAAAATCAGTATGCCAACGGCTCTCCCTCCTCCAAGACCAACAAAAGGAGTAATAATCCGAGATTCCATTCAATCCACCAGGTCAAGACAGGTCTCTACCTTCTCCACAATCACGGGGAAAGGAAAAACTAAGATAGCTGAAGTTCATGTCTCAAAACAAATATCAGCTGTGTAGACTCAAATAGACCTACTGATGGATGAAGTGAATGAATTCGCTGAAGAAAAGATCAAATTCTTTGATGAATGGGTGAAATTCAGGACAATCATCCTTGCatcaaaattgaagaaaaaagatgcgCTGAAGAGGTACATATCTTTAGAGAAAGCTTTTGTACAACAAGTCAATATTGCGGTCATAAAAGAAGCTTTTCAACGAGGAGATTATCTCCTGGATCTTCTAAAGATCCAAAAGCTGACTACAGTTTGTGCcgaacaaagatccaattatgATCTTTTCTGTCCAACTGCATATGATGATATAGCAGTGATAAATCAACTAGATAGGAAACTGGTCTTCCTGCAGATGAATGTAAAATTCTGGGAGAATAATCACAAATTTTTTGAGCCAGTGGATGCTAAGAAGCAGAAAGTATGTGGATGTTCAGTTCAGTTTGTCTCTGAGAAGCCGACTCACTGATTCCAAGAAGCCAAACTGCCTACCCAATCAGATCTTACACCTCTCCACTGCTGAGGAAGATCACTCTAGCCAATGTTGAAGAAATTGTGCAATCCATTACACAACAACAACAAGACGATGATGaagatggattttttttagCGAAATATTTTCTACATCTCTTTTGATCAAGAAAACTAATGCAGTGATTTCCAATGCAAAAGTCATCATATCTGAGGATGTGCTTATGATTGATTCTAATGAAGCTTCTTTAGTTCGAGGTATTTTACACGAAGTAATTGAGATATCAATGACTGAACAagataatcaagaacatgaagaACAAATCAGTAAGGCTGATGAGGAACATGTTGAATCAAGAATCTAAATGATCAAACAAGCAAGCCTTCTAGCAGTCATGTTCTTTGACTGACAGTTACTATATCCAAAGAACTACCAAGAATAAAGCCATCCTCCCCTAATTTGGACTTAACTTATGAAACAAACTTGGATCGGATCAGCTCAAGTCTCACTGCTATCTACTCTCTTATAACAGTTCTAAAAAGAAACAATACCGAGGAAGCCTTGGAATCTTTCAAAGATAAAATTCTCAAAGAAGTGTCAGATCTATCCAAGGTTGTGATTTTAATTGACTGGAGCAGATAAAAAAGGCCTAGGCATCACTGCTACTCATCTTGGTGGGTAAATCCAAGTCAATAACTTTCAAATTTGCACCAAGATAAAGAAATTTGAAGCAAACTTTAATTCCAAGATTGATTGCGACAGTTCTCAGTTAGTATCTATTCTTACGTACCTAAAGCCACCATCTGATGTTGAAAAAAAAGGGAAGAGAAGAAGTCAACTAGTTCCAGTCAGCCTAAATCTACTGATGCAGAGAAGAAACCTACTGACAAACACTCTATTCAGTTTAGAAGATGATACATGAAGAACAATGCATATTCAATCAGTTAGATAGTTCGGTTGTATATAGTGTTTGAGAATAAATTCTGTTTTTGGCGTAATTTTGTCAAATACCAAAATgagaaaattgttggaacattttaaattttgttgattGAATAAGGATAAATACAAAACCTAATCGAACTGATTCAAGGAGAAAAATAGAACTAAGAAGTTTAACTGATTACAAAGTCAGactgataaaatataataaggATATTGTCGATTCTAGGCCGACTTATGAAGCTCAACTTACATTCTATCTAGTTGATCAGTGAGATCAAATCCATATATTTCCTAAGCAATCAGTATGATCAGTTATTAAGGACCAGAGTCTAGCTGAAATATTAGATAAAGCTTTCCATATTAATAGTCACTGAACCTTAAACATAATGTCAGGTTTCGGAGCACTACAAGAACATGTTAGAAAGGACGATAACATGGAAACAACGACATCTTCAtttgaaaacatatatattttgaatatattatCGTTTTAAATTAAAGTTGTAAATAAATCAGTTGAACAAGCTCTAAGTGAATGACACGATCTATCTTTGGAGTATAAAAAGCAAAATGATCTTCTCTGTAAAAGCTTTCTAAGAGCCAAACTGAAATAGAAAGCACACACTGATATATCATTATCTAATCATTCTGAGGATCAAATTTGTGCTTATAATTTCTCCGTCAAATCTGTATAATTGAGATTATGAATTCTTACTGCTCAAAGTATTTAGATTGAAGTTTAACTAAAAGTTTCAGTTAGGAAATgtaagtcctactgaagtgggtaatttcaaattatttgtaattaccaaaatcttttagtgCAAACCTTCTGTGAGATGAATGTAGGAgttttgaaatctccgaacatccagaaatatccttgtatttatttacttttcagTTTACCTCTCTCTTACTGACCTTCTTGTTGAGCCATTTGTTCAACCAATTTCAGTAAGTATTTATATTTCCGCACAGTTTGCTGATTGATTTGCTGAGAACCCAACTGACAAGACCAAAATTTTAGTGTTGCTAACACAACCGAAAATTGTTATTGATAAATTTATTCACATccttgaaatttattttgatcCTAACAGAATCTTATTTTTTAACCGTATATGggaaatatatatttgtgttgaaaaaaaTTGATAGTAAAAAAAACTTCTATGCAATTGattatgaataaaataatttcacagTCGTAACCATCAActtgtaaaaataaattataccaGTAATGATTTTCATATGTCATGTAAATGGCCGAAAATAACATTTGTcctataacattttttttaattataatataactaGTTttgtgttaaattttttttagaatatatgaaaattttagagGTGATTTTTATAAGATTGTTTTATAATTGctcaatataattatttgagcaGGATAATTTCTTctgattattaaaatttatcatttttattataatattttatttatttttaagttgaagGTGATATATGTGACACACTATATAAGTCATCACAAAAACTCTTTTGAGAggatctcatgaatcaattttgtgatactgATATTCTATTTTGTttactcataaaaaatattattttttattgtaaatatgagcaagGTGAcctgtctcacgaataaagatatgtgagatcgtctcacaagatacttacTCATAAGTCACTAAAGGTCtttcatcaataaaaaaaaaataaaatagatggtATACGTACGAAATTATTGAAttcttcaaatttaaaaaagttaaaaaattactaaataCTAGGGGAAGTAAATACTCATGATGATATTTTACAggaaataattgaaatttgcACATTTACTAAGCCATagtcaaatcaaatcttttgaCTTCCTCTACATGGATACAACTACAGGAACACAGATTGGGCTAAATGACAAAATACAAAGAAGGGCCCAAAAATTTTCACATCTAGTGGAAGTAGAAAATATGCACCTAAACATCAATAACTCGTAGGCTCATTCGAACTTCGACGTCTCCCCATCCCGGTAACACCGCCTCAAGCTCCGCCTTGACCATGTTGGGTGCTTCGTGGTGTCAATTGGGGGAGAGGAAGGTCCTTTACATCCAACTGACCTTGTCTCTGCTTGGATTTTGATTTCTTGGGCTTGTTTTGGATTTTGCTAATTCGGTCCAATATCTCCGAGACTTCGTCCATATTGGGCCGACATTTTGGGTCGGGCTCGAGACACTGTAGAATGAGTTCTGATACCTGGAACGCGGCCTTCGGAGGGTATTCGTCGTTAAGTCGAGGGTCGATTAGTTTCTTCAACTTGTTCTTGCTAGACAACATAGGTTTAGCCCACTCAACCAAATTCGTTTGCACATTGGGCCGATTATGGTCTATCACTTGAAGGCCCGTGATGATCTCCAACAGCACCACCCCAAATCCAAAAACATCACTTTTCACATACAAGCGACCTAGAAGAGATCAATAATACAAacttgatattaatattattcaaaatgttGTAATATTATTCTTATGCgaacataataaatttaaacaacTACCCGTAGCCATGTATTCGGGAGCAGCATAGCCGAAAGTTCCAACGATATTCGTGGTAATATGCGAATTTCCGTCGATCGGACCCAATTTAGCAAGTCCAAAATCCGAAAGTTTGGCGTTGAATTCCTACAAAAAGGAAACGAAATTTAGGGACGAATTCGATAGattcaaatgttaaattttcGAGCTAACGAACCTCGTCGAGCAAGATATTCGAAGCCTTGAAGTCTCTATAGATGACTTGCTTCTCGGTTGTATGTAAGAAAGCAGCCCCACGAGCAGCCCCTATTGCTATTTTAATTCGTGTATCCCATGGTATTGTTTCACCTCTTCCCTCTGAAAATaatacaataattaatattcacataagataataaataaatttaattttttttatcatatgatAGATATATCGCATGTTTCATACATaccaacaaattttttatacaaaaaagatatgtttaaataataatattaaaaattaaaaattatttgctTACTTCTGAAGAGGTGACTTGCCAAGCTTCCTTTTTGCATGTACTCGTACACTAGGAGGAATTGTTTCTGTTCCCAGCAATAACCGAATAATTTAACAAGATTTGGGTGGCtaaattttcccaaaaatttcaCCTCCGCCtgtaaatttaataaatcaattgattaatgtaaatattaatgttatagaaatcaaaatatttatcttcggaattttcaattaatacagctttaattttttaagataTATTATTGGTCATATAattgaagtaaaaaaaaatggtaCTAGTAATTAAAACTTGGACAGACAAAGTGGGAGGAACGCACATGATATCGCATTTGACTTCTAATTTACAATTTTGACTTCCATGCACAACTATTAAACTTTATTCCTACtagaatatatatacatatatatatatatatatataccgatattcacactacaaagtaataatcttagcaaataagagatccgtctcacaaaatacgacctgtgagaccgtctcacacaagtttttgccataattGGAAAACCAAACGTACAAGTTTCAGAAATCGATTTtccaaaacccaaaaattacataaaacaCGGGACGATTACATAGATGTGTGTGTGCTCGACCAATAGTATATTTTTAAACTTCAGGTTATTATACTAACAAACTTTGGTGTCATCTTTTGATCAAATACCAAATTCATCCGTATTTTGTTTCACTTTCGTTATTCAagaatatatgtgtatatatatacatatattttgcacaatatatatttatatattttgcatATGGCTGTATACTATATAGATATAGTAAATTACAGGTTTGTCCTTCGAGAAATCAAAGCAATAATGCTAAAAAAAATGGACGCATTTGGTCCTGAAGTCTTTGCGTGGGCTCCTACAAGtgttagatatttgttgacccaTGGAGCTATGGTCGTTGGCTAAATATTATATTGTAATTTATCAGATTTTCTGAAtacatttatattttgtatctattttcattaatttttaaatggtaTTATTTCTGTTGTATTATAATatccaaattatatttaattaatttttaaatgttattaaaataattgtcttttagttatatgtttatttattaatatgaaTTTACTACTTTAATTGTTAAACGTCGTGTTATCAATTATTTCTatctacttttaaaaatattatgtatcGACTTGTCTATCTCTGCATAATAATTTAGGCAAAAACGtgtgtgagacaatctcacgggtcatattttgtgagacatatctcttatttggataatcaatgaaaaaatattattttttattgtgaatatcgatagggttgacccatctcaaagataaaaattcgtgagaccgtctcataaaaaCTTACTCTAATATTCATagtttcttgtttatttgataccTTTGGGCGTATTAaaagaatttattatttaatattagagTTCGAGTTCATATTATTTTATCGAAAGGCTTTCAATATTGTTATATCATATCTTacctaaatttacaaaaatctaataaaaataGAATCGAAGCGTTTTTCGAGTCGTTGCTCTATTAATTAATCCCAAACTCAAACACTATGCATCAAGTTCGAATTTCTAATTCAAGCTCAATTTAGCATTCTCTCAACTTAACgtactttcaaatttaaaaatttgactCGATTTAATTCGTTTAAACCCGAAACACATGCTTTAGTCTATGGTgtattaaaatcattttcttttccatatagaaaaaatatattacctGCCATTCCTTGAGACCTTGTTCACTATCAGGGTTGGACTTTTTGACAGCAACAGGAATCCCAACCCCGACCCTCGACGGCGCGTAGGTGTTTTCATCCAGCCATCCTTTGAAAACCGTCCCAAATCCTCCCTCCCCCAGCACCGTGTCCGGCCGGAAATTCCTGGTCGCGCTTCTCAGCTGCGCGAACGTGAACAACTTCAAGTTCGGAGTCGTGTTGATCTTCCCGCTCTCCGGTAGCTGCACACTACCCTCCGAACCACCTCCACCAGGTGGCGACAACACGTGATCAGTTTTCTGACTCCTGTTCTTGATCCCCTTACCATCATTATTATTTCCTGCAAgatcaaatcaaaacaaaaaccGAAAAACTTCTCAACCGTGCATGGATCGGAGGAGATTACACATACAAAAAAACACACAGACACTCACACCTGAACTAGAGGGCGTGACGGTGCTCGGTTGATTATTAACGGACTTCGGCCAGCAGTTTCCCATCTTTTTCCTCTGTTTACTCGaagtttaatataaataattatggaAAAATCTAGCGAAATTTGCGAGAAATTAAGCAAAGAGTGAGGTTTCTTGGAAGGAAAGGAGAGAGCAGAGGAAAATACcaagaaaaaaagagaaatcCTTCTGCCTCCTCGATAATTGATCTTAGTGGACTTATTCTAACTTGACTATTTTACTTCCtccaactttttttttgttgactctcaaattaattaatttttatttttttcgggTCATAGTCCCCATGAAATCCAAGATAGATAGATAGGGTGTCAATCGGATCGGATTTCGGATCAATCCGTGaatttttttcaacccgaacccgaatacgaacccgtctaactcacctaacccgaattttttttattttttttaaaaaaattaatgcaaaaaattcgaaaaaataataataatattttaatttaaacatataataacaaaattttcgatttaaattagaaagtttaattgtagaaaattaaaagtatattgactaaatcaaataaacaattgttaaaaaaataaaaaatatacaaaataaatattaaatgatgaaaatttatcatataaatatacaataaattttttttcaacatacaatatataaaaatataggtaatattttaaaaaaaaaaatatttcgggtcaacccgcgacccaacccgaaacccgtgtAACCTGGCACCAACACGAACCctacccgaacctgatttttttcgtgtttggtcgtgtcgggttgatgggtcgtgtcgcattttgaTACCGCTACATATGATAGATCATGATATAACATATAAAAGTATTGCTTTTTTTGTACGTCAACTCATTACATGCATCGACACCATTTAAGTTCAATTTGTGGTGGTCGTGGACAATTAAAGTGAAACTTTTGTTCGTTACCTTCAAATTCTCATTCTACTGATCCTGTTACATTAGCGACCGAGTATTCTATAAATGTAATAATATCTTGTATATATTGTGTGAACATTAAGGGACCGTTTTCAGAGCGTTTTTATCAAAAGGAAATTGGTCTTCAGTCTCCaaccgtcgattttttttgtgttcagtccctgggtacttttttagtaccacatttccacatgaagtgtaccacattttgtatgacatagtaccacaattttgtgggtagaaaGTGAACcccaagaaatattttgattgaagaTTTTTCACCAAATTCCCCTTTTATCAACTACTTTTTGATTTCTAGTTATTTTTGTGTGTTTGTGAATACCGAATTCTGCTTCAATTTATGTGCTTTTTAAACAACAGGTGTTAACAAGTttgagatatattttttttttacttctttttttttattaataatataaagttATAATTTAGCATTTATGTCcttcaaaaaatttatcataatcTACAACTGatctgaattttttaaaatatttctggagattttttaaaaatttacattttatttatatatgagtTTTTAAG comes from Primulina huaijiensis isolate GDHJ02 chromosome 2, ASM1229523v2, whole genome shotgun sequence and encodes:
- the LOC140966388 gene encoding probable serine/threonine-protein kinase PIX13, translating into MGNCWPKSVNNQPSTVTPSSSGNNNDGKGIKNRSQKTDHVLSPPGGGGSEGSVQLPESGKINTTPNLKLFTFAQLRSATRNFRPDTVLGEGGFGTVFKGWLDENTYAPSRVGVGIPVAVKKSNPDSEQGLKEWQAEVKFLGKFSHPNLVKLFGYCWEQKQFLLVYEYMQKGSLASHLFRKGRGETIPWDTRIKIAIGAARGAAFLHTTEKQVIYRDFKASNILLDEEFNAKLSDFGLAKLGPIDGNSHITTNIVGTFGYAAPEYMATGRLYVKSDVFGFGVVLLEIITGLQVIDHNRPNVQTNLVEWAKPMLSSKNKLKKLIDPRLNDEYPPKAAFQVSELILQCLEPDPKCRPNMDEVSEILDRISKIQNKPKKSKSKQRQGQLDVKDLPLPQLTPRSTQHGQGGA